From one Caldithrix abyssi DSM 13497 genomic stretch:
- the rpmC gene encoding 50S ribosomal protein L29 gives MKSKEDLKGLTLDELKAKLEEAKEEYENLLLQKATHELSNPLRIRTVRREIARIKTFIRQHELGIIQQK, from the coding sequence ATGAAGAGCAAAGAAGATTTGAAGGGCTTAACTCTGGACGAGTTGAAGGCAAAATTAGAAGAGGCAAAAGAAGAGTACGAAAACCTTTTATTGCAAAAAGCAACTCACGAATTGTCGAATCCGTTGCGCATCCGCACGGTTCGTCGCGAAATTGCCAGAATTAAGACTTTTATTAGACAACATGAATTAGGAATTATTCAACAAAAGTAG